The Cellulophaga sp. L1A9 genome window below encodes:
- the groES gene encoding co-chaperone GroES, whose amino-acid sequence MAKVNIKPLADRVLIEPMAAETKTASGLYIPDTAKEKPQKGKVVAVGPGTKDELVTVKVGDTVLYGKYAGTELKLEGTDFLMMRESDILAII is encoded by the coding sequence ATGGCTAAAGTTAATATTAAACCATTGGCAGATAGAGTTCTTATTGAACCAATGGCAGCTGAAACAAAAACTGCTTCTGGACTTTACATTCCAGATACTGCAAAAGAAAAACCTCAAAAAGGAAAAGTAGTAGCAGTTGGTCCTGGAACCAAAGATGAGCTAGTTACCGTTAAAGTTGGTGATACTGTTCTTTATGGTAAGTATGCAGGTACCGAGCTAAAATTAGAAGGTACTGACTTTTTAATGATGCGTGAAAGCGACATTTTAGCAATTATATAA